The following proteins are encoded in a genomic region of Alnus glutinosa chromosome 8, dhAlnGlut1.1, whole genome shotgun sequence:
- the LOC133876234 gene encoding uncharacterized protein LOC133876234: MVNTRSEANRVPRDDRNAREEGNSNDPQLTRLNERMEQMAKSIEDLATMNAILQARVPELHRTVTDPWNREEGSRVEGSGEPNNQEEVPGNPPPTQTEATREVQGMIARLEQRCNVLTAAIQRNDKGKASLVENLLQKTTSPFTEEVEYICLSEKFKVPEIPFYTGLEDPVEHLDNFRAHMDLHRTLEMVACRAFPLTLSGNARDWFRSLPLNSIRHFEDLSRMFLTQFMAGKVRRKPSGSLMSLHQGPEEYLRDFFIRFNQARLEAEAATNDFIYEALFQGIRKDGALMADIARKPP; this comes from the coding sequence ATGGTGAATACTAGATCAGAAGCCAACAGAGTGCCTCGGGATGACCGGAATGCCCGGGAGGAAGGAAACTCCAACGATCCCCAACTCACTCGCTTGAATGAAAGAATGGAACAGATGGCCAAGAGCATTGAGGATTTGGCCACTATGAATGCTATTCTCCAAGCCCGGGTTCCAGAACTTCATCGAACTGTCACTGACCCGTGGAACCGAGAGGAAGGCAGCCGGGTCGAAGGCTCTGGGGAGCCGAACAACCAAGAAGAAGTCCCAGGAAACCCTCCCCCTACTCAAACCGAGGCGACAAGGGAGGTACAAGGCATGATCGCCCGGTTGGAACAAAGATGCAATGTTCTGACCGCAGCTATTCAACGGAACGATAAGGGGAAAGCTTCCCTGGTGGAAAACCTTTTGCAGAAGACCACCTCTCCATTCACGGAGGAGGTGGAATATATCTGCCTTTCGGAGAAGTTCAAAGTCCCAGAGATCCCATTTTATACGGGCCTTGAAGATCCTGTGGAGCACCTAGATAATTTCAGAGCCCACATGGACCTCCATCGAACACTCGAGATGGTGGCCTGCCGAGCATTCCCTTTGACCCTCTCGGGCAATGCCCGTGATTGGTTCAGGAGCCTCCCGCTAAATTCCATTCGTCATTTCGAGGACCTCAGTAGGATGTTCCTGACGCAGTTCATGGCCGGAAAGGTCAGAAGAAAGCCGTCCGGATCCTTGATGTCATTGCACCAGGGACCCGAGGAATATCTCAGAGATTTCTTCATAAGGTTCAACCAGGCTAGACTTGAAGCCGAAGCAGCAACCAATGATTTCATCTACGAAGCTCTCTTTCAGGGAATCCGAAAAGATGGAGCCCTAATGGCTGATATAGCCAGGAAGCCCCCTTAG
- the LOC133876235 gene encoding uncharacterized protein LOC133876235 yields the protein MSTRIATLTSKVEALELSKVGVTKNPKPIEISCEICEANVHLTKDCPTIPAFKEVLHEQANAANAYQRPFSSPYSETYNPNWRNHPNFSWRNGQSANEPQGSSSHVPYVPPHKQTLEETLQAFMQSQNQINQELRNAVGRIESQLNVREKGKFPAQPEPNPRTRVGVNEVSNTQVEHAKSVTILRSGNVVNKEVPKKASPPKGNLETKEDDKPSEGGDVVEKVYEPVAPFPQRLLAPKKGTENQDILEVLKQVKINIPLLDAIKQIPSYAKFLKDLCTVKRKLFVRKKTFLTEQVSAIIQQKIPLKQKDPGSPTIPCIIGDSKIDKALMDLGAGVNLLPYAVYEQLGLGELKLTKFVLQLADRSVVIPRGVVEDVLVQVDKFYFPVDFIVLDTKPISHSSIDVPIILGRPFLATSNALINCRSGIMKLTFGNMTVELNIFNNCKQPGMMMMRRSLKRT from the coding sequence ATGAGTACTCGTATTGCTACATTGACAAGTAAGGTGGAGGCATTAGAGTTGAGCAAAGTGGGTGTGACTAAGAATCCCAAACCAATTGAGATTAGCTGTGAGATTTGTGAGGCTAATGTGCATTTGACCAAGGATTGTCCCACAATCCCTGCTTTCAAAGAGGTGTTGCATGAACAGGCCAATGCGGCCAATGCATATCAAAGACCATTCAGTTCACCCTATTCTGAGACATATAATCCTAACTGGCGAAATCACCCGAATTTTAGTTGGAGAAATGGTCAATCTGCAAATGAACCTCAAGGATCTTCTTCTCACGTGCCTTATGTGCCACCACATAAGCAAACCCTGGAGGAAACATTGCAAGCTTTCATGCAAAGCCAAAATCAGATCAATCAAGAGTTGAGAAATGCAGTTGGCAGAATTGAGTCTCAGTtgaatgtgagagagaaaggaaagttTCCAGCCCAACCTGAACCTAACCCAAGGACTCGAGTTGGGGTAAATGAAGTCAGCAATACTCAAGTGGAACATGCCAAGTCTGTCACTATCCTTAGGAGTGGAAATGTGGTTAATAAAGAGGTCCCAAAAAAAGCTTCACCACCTAAGGGGAATTTAGAAACCAAGGAAGATGACAAGCCTAGTGAGGGTGGAGATGTAGTGGAGAAAGTGTATGAGCCTGTTGCCCCATTTCCCCAAAGGTTGCTTGCACCTAAAAAGGGAACAGAAAATCAAGATATTTTGGAGGTGCTCAAGCAAGTGAAAATAAACATTCCTTTGTTAGATGCCATAAAACAAATTCCTTCATatgcaaaatttttgaaagatCTTTGCACAGTCAAGCGAAAGCTTTTTGTTCGCAAGAAGACATTTTTAACAGAGCAAGTAAGTGCTATAATTCAACAGAAAATTCCTTTGAAGCAAAAAGATCCTGGATCACCAACTATCCCATGCATCATTGGTGATTCTAAGATTGATAAAGCATTAATGGATTTAGGAGCAGGTGTAAATCTACTACCCTACGCAGTTTATGAGCAGTTGGGCCTTGGGGAGTTAAAACTGACCAAATTTGTTCTTCAACTTGCCGACCGATCTGTTGTTATACCAAGAGGGGTAGTAGAGGATGTTTTGGTGCAAGTGGATAAATTTTACTTTCCTGTGGATTTTATTGTTTTAGATACAAAGCCTATTTCACATTCTAGCATTGACGTTCCTATCATTTTGGGACGACCATTTTTGGCTACTTCTAACGCTTTGATTAATTGCAGGAGTGGAATCATGAAGCTTACATTTGGAAATATGACTGTTGAGTTGAACATCTTCAACAATTGTAAACAACCTGGCATGATGATGATGCGGAGATCCTTGAAGAGGACATGA